From one Fibrobacter sp. UWP2 genomic stretch:
- a CDS encoding XRE family transcriptional regulator: MARHGTPTPGQAILEGIEWLKMDKAEFARRLGVSMEMLEALIAGTQPITRELAESLESVTGSPAAYWRMLARKVTSSKL, encoded by the coding sequence ATGGCAAGGCATGGAACGCCCACTCCGGGGCAGGCAATTCTGGAAGGTATCGAGTGGCTTAAGATGGACAAGGCGGAATTTGCCCGTCGTCTTGGTGTTTCCATGGAAATGCTCGAGGCCTTGATTGCCGGAACGCAGCCTATTACTCGCGAACTCGCCGAATCGCTGGAGTCCGTGACAGGGAGCCCTGCCGCCTACTGGCGCATGCTCGCAAGAAAAGTTACTAGTTCCAAGTTATAA
- a CDS encoding cell envelope integrity protein TolA → MKKFVKVSLFLLLGFATLTMAEDKITRYFDCWMENVGRVEPEELERLAVKTYGEAWICGCFNIEEKEADEWGEGATKVTKVWDLPQFEILKCKGKKCAEDSDEYNKNLDLCVDHLNSTGFTLADFADSGKVHDAVAQKFTDNKKPTPFGTYFAERKARLDSIPCFFQYHERPDAPRLLDWNRKGVFAISGLPEKLLPDAVGRFIDYSDVRCKDGNVWSGFLLNGYLENEMTVDANGKFHGRETGYGNDPNLPMRQGKEFGKVLYTTEYVHGNKNGVSRFYRYSAVDNLGIKDPKEKKKMKPYYFLHLEVPYKMGAVHGMVNMFSQKGFLMAEIPYWNNEIHGRLTVHYPFVEDYKAQQKAEEKADKRELKRISKLKGKQRKAAEEAFAQKKEEREAARAKLKDKITIDFKKGLLNGQNDLGYSFGNYRDGKIEGKFYTYYVDERCYEWIPVNGIEGTDPEKSNQACFIMKNDKKSWGTFRNGVLQGLIECANGIKGKENVDCDHAY, encoded by the coding sequence ATGAAAAAATTTGTCAAAGTCTCGCTATTTTTGCTTTTAGGCTTCGCGACCCTGACGATGGCCGAAGATAAAATCACCAGGTATTTTGACTGCTGGATGGAAAACGTCGGCCGTGTCGAGCCCGAGGAACTGGAACGCCTTGCTGTGAAGACCTATGGCGAAGCCTGGATTTGCGGTTGCTTCAACATCGAAGAGAAGGAAGCCGACGAGTGGGGCGAAGGCGCCACCAAGGTGACCAAGGTGTGGGATTTGCCTCAGTTTGAAATTCTCAAGTGCAAGGGCAAAAAGTGCGCCGAGGACAGCGACGAGTACAACAAGAACCTGGACCTTTGCGTAGACCACCTCAACAGCACGGGCTTTACACTTGCCGACTTTGCCGATAGCGGCAAGGTCCACGACGCCGTGGCGCAAAAGTTCACCGACAACAAGAAACCGACTCCGTTTGGAACGTATTTTGCCGAGCGCAAGGCCCGCCTCGACAGCATCCCGTGCTTTTTCCAGTATCACGAACGTCCGGACGCCCCGCGCCTTTTGGACTGGAACCGCAAGGGTGTGTTCGCCATTTCCGGGCTCCCCGAAAAGCTTTTGCCCGATGCCGTGGGTCGCTTTATTGACTACAGCGATGTCCGCTGCAAAGATGGCAACGTGTGGTCCGGCTTCCTTTTGAACGGCTACCTCGAAAACGAGATGACCGTGGATGCCAACGGCAAGTTCCATGGCCGCGAGACGGGCTACGGCAACGACCCCAACCTGCCTATGCGCCAGGGCAAGGAGTTCGGCAAGGTGCTTTATACCACCGAATACGTCCACGGCAACAAGAACGGCGTTTCGCGTTTCTACCGCTACAGCGCGGTCGACAATCTGGGCATCAAGGATCCCAAAGAAAAGAAGAAAATGAAGCCCTACTACTTCTTGCACCTCGAAGTCCCCTACAAGATGGGCGCGGTGCATGGCATGGTCAACATGTTCTCGCAAAAGGGCTTCCTCATGGCAGAGATCCCGTACTGGAACAACGAAATCCACGGCCGTCTCACGGTCCACTACCCGTTTGTCGAAGACTACAAGGCGCAGCAGAAGGCCGAGGAGAAGGCCGACAAGCGTGAACTCAAGCGCATCAGCAAGCTCAAGGGCAAGCAGAGGAAGGCCGCCGAGGAAGCCTTCGCCCAAAAGAAGGAAGAACGCGAGGCCGCGCGCGCCAAACTCAAGGACAAGATTACCATCGACTTCAAGAAGGGTCTGCTCAACGGACAGAACGATCTGGGCTATTCCTTTGGCAACTACCGCGATGGCAAAATTGAGGGCAAGTTCTACACCTACTATGTGGATGAACGCTGCTACGAGTGGATACCCGTGAACGGCATCGAAGGCACAGACCCCGAAAAGAGCAACCAGGCGTGTTTCATCATGAAGAACGACAAAAAGAGTTGGGGCACGTTCCGTAACGGCGTACTCCAAGGCCTTATCGAGTGCGCGAATGGTATCAAGGGCAAGGAGAACGTGGACTGCGACCACGCTTACTAG
- a CDS encoding translation initiation factor (involved in start site selection during the initiation of translation): MSEPRSTLVFATGVGRIKEEKPKAERPQGDGVVRIQLKRMGGGKMLSVVTGVPLDEDELKELARALKQKCGVGGSVKDFNIEIQGDKRNILKLELEKKGYLVKLSGD, from the coding sequence GTGAGTGAACCGCGTTCCACACTCGTCTTTGCGACCGGCGTCGGCCGCATTAAAGAAGAAAAGCCCAAGGCCGAGCGCCCGCAGGGCGACGGAGTCGTGCGCATCCAGCTCAAGCGGATGGGCGGCGGTAAAATGCTGAGCGTCGTGACGGGAGTGCCCCTCGATGAAGATGAACTCAAGGAGCTGGCCCGCGCCTTGAAGCAAAAATGCGGGGTGGGAGGTTCCGTCAAAGACTTCAACATCGAAATCCAGGGCGATAAGCGCAACATTTTAAAGCTGGAACTCGAAAAAAAGGGCTATTTGGTCAAACTTTCGGGCGATTAA
- a CDS encoding endo-1,4-beta-xylanase: MAFGAALAASLLCTSAFAQNVLSNGDMEYGDGGWYLWNNPDGPATVETQIAVEGLGVDKSKGAKVVVKTLPKIWWGLQLQPPKFLADSAYYTLSFKAKGNMPINAVVQGGPPDYRQKESASFQLTDKWQTFSMKFLADQKGYGLNNVTFHVGLQKGWIQMDDVRIEKAETLDTLWYQTAESRIDSLRKKDFTVKAAPGSKVSVKLLRHAFPFGTALNITTDSKSDSIENWYKAKAKKFFWHAVSENQFKWPEYEPKKGKILKKEMYRYVDFTQANGWKLRGHALMWGHQGYGFDKHYSNPQTPKQCNDFGKMLKARIDRDLKEYKGKITEYDVWNEPLHESYTFNTCGWQYLDSAFIWAHKADPDAMLYLNEYNVVAAAETDRYVSLIKGMLDRKVPIMGVGVQCHFNARPVEPALIKERLDKIASLGLPIKVTELDFGTWDQGMTLSEKGQADAYEKFIRSAFSHPAINGIVLWGFWDNRHWIKNGGIIGADGHEKEAAKRIYDLWHKKWTTEATATAGNDGVAKFRGFKGRYQVTADGKTTEMDVK; the protein is encoded by the coding sequence ATGGCATTTGGTGCCGCCTTGGCGGCTTCGCTCCTTTGCACCTCGGCCTTTGCGCAGAACGTTTTGAGCAATGGCGACATGGAGTACGGCGATGGCGGCTGGTACTTGTGGAACAACCCCGATGGCCCGGCGACCGTTGAAACGCAAATTGCTGTGGAAGGCCTTGGCGTCGACAAGTCGAAGGGTGCGAAGGTGGTGGTGAAGACTCTCCCCAAGATTTGGTGGGGGCTCCAGCTACAGCCGCCCAAGTTCCTTGCCGATTCCGCATACTACACGCTCTCCTTCAAGGCGAAGGGCAACATGCCCATTAACGCGGTGGTGCAGGGAGGCCCTCCCGACTACCGTCAAAAGGAGAGCGCCAGCTTCCAGTTGACCGACAAGTGGCAGACTTTTTCGATGAAGTTTCTCGCCGACCAGAAGGGCTATGGCCTCAACAACGTCACGTTCCATGTGGGCCTGCAAAAGGGTTGGATCCAAATGGACGATGTGCGGATCGAAAAGGCTGAAACGCTGGACACGCTTTGGTACCAGACCGCCGAATCCCGTATCGACAGCCTCCGCAAAAAGGACTTCACCGTGAAGGCCGCCCCCGGGTCTAAAGTCTCGGTGAAGCTGTTGCGCCACGCGTTCCCGTTTGGCACGGCGCTCAACATCACGACCGATAGCAAGAGCGACAGCATTGAGAACTGGTACAAGGCCAAGGCGAAAAAATTCTTTTGGCACGCGGTGAGCGAGAACCAGTTCAAATGGCCCGAGTACGAACCCAAGAAGGGCAAGATCCTCAAAAAGGAAATGTACCGCTACGTGGACTTCACGCAGGCCAACGGCTGGAAGCTCCGCGGGCACGCCCTCATGTGGGGCCACCAGGGGTACGGATTCGACAAGCACTATTCCAACCCGCAAACGCCCAAGCAGTGCAATGATTTTGGTAAAATGCTCAAGGCGCGCATTGATCGTGACCTCAAGGAGTACAAGGGCAAGATTACCGAATACGACGTGTGGAACGAACCGTTGCACGAGTCCTACACCTTCAACACCTGCGGATGGCAGTACCTCGACAGCGCTTTCATTTGGGCGCACAAGGCCGATCCCGATGCCATGCTGTACCTGAACGAGTACAACGTGGTCGCTGCGGCTGAGACTGACCGTTATGTAAGCCTCATCAAGGGCATGCTCGACCGCAAGGTGCCTATCATGGGCGTGGGCGTGCAGTGCCACTTTAACGCGCGTCCGGTGGAGCCGGCCCTCATCAAGGAGCGCCTCGACAAGATTGCCTCGCTTGGGCTCCCCATCAAGGTGACGGAACTGGACTTTGGCACGTGGGACCAGGGCATGACGCTCTCCGAAAAGGGCCAGGCCGACGCTTACGAAAAGTTCATCCGCAGCGCCTTTAGCCACCCGGCCATTAACGGCATTGTGCTGTGGGGCTTTTGGGATAACCGCCACTGGATCAAGAACGGCGGCATCATTGGTGCCGACGGTCACGAGAAAGAGGCTGCCAAACGCATTTACGACCTCTGGCACAAAAAGTGGACCACCGAGGCGACCGCGACCGCTGGTAACGACGGCGTGGCGAAGTTCCGCGGTTTCAAGGGCCGTTACCAGGTCACCGCCGACGGCAAGACCACTGAGATGGATGTTAAGTAA
- a CDS encoding nucleotidyltransferase family protein, which produces MDVLKDKFVALLRFSLGVDADFCFRLTPEEWESVYGLAEKQLMLGILYGGVSRLQAEFRPPREIAFQWASDAESTRGLNQKFYDEAARLTRFVDAEGRRSAILKGPANARLYPDRFARQLGDIDIWVDGGKKDVIDWLRQKKLLEGSEKSSHHVHMVSNEKGISVEVHFRPSSGFFNPFLNARLQKYLREELVDLLPVPEGFNVPSAMFALVMQLAHIERHLLTGGVGLRQITDYFILLRSATPEERDYVASRLKYLGLGVMGGAMMWVLQKIFALDASLLLCRPDARRGHLLLDEVLAGGNFGNYAAWQQYRALRRICYKRMRAFRIMAFHWSEGVFFAFFDWKRIFLSIPLRIRYRTLSLRDMPPHN; this is translated from the coding sequence ATGGATGTGCTTAAAGACAAGTTTGTTGCTTTGCTGCGTTTTTCCCTGGGGGTAGATGCGGATTTTTGCTTCCGCTTGACTCCCGAAGAATGGGAAAGCGTATATGGGCTTGCCGAAAAGCAGTTGATGCTTGGGATTTTGTATGGCGGTGTGTCGCGGTTGCAGGCCGAATTCCGCCCTCCCAGGGAGATAGCCTTCCAGTGGGCGAGTGACGCCGAGAGCACCAGGGGGCTCAACCAGAAGTTCTATGACGAGGCGGCACGGCTGACGCGGTTTGTCGATGCCGAGGGACGTCGTTCGGCGATCCTCAAGGGACCTGCGAACGCGAGGCTCTACCCGGACCGCTTTGCACGCCAGCTGGGCGACATTGACATTTGGGTGGACGGCGGCAAAAAGGATGTCATTGATTGGCTTCGGCAAAAAAAACTGCTCGAAGGTTCTGAAAAGAGCTCGCATCACGTGCACATGGTTTCTAACGAAAAAGGCATTAGTGTCGAGGTGCACTTCCGTCCGTCATCGGGATTCTTCAACCCGTTTTTGAATGCCCGCCTGCAAAAGTACCTGCGTGAAGAACTTGTGGATCTGTTGCCCGTGCCCGAGGGATTTAACGTACCCTCTGCCATGTTCGCCTTGGTAATGCAGCTCGCGCACATCGAGCGCCATCTTTTGACTGGGGGAGTTGGGTTACGCCAAATAACGGATTACTTTATTTTGCTTCGGTCGGCGACTCCCGAGGAGCGCGACTACGTGGCATCCCGTTTAAAGTACTTGGGGCTTGGTGTCATGGGCGGCGCCATGATGTGGGTTCTGCAGAAGATTTTTGCTTTGGATGCGTCCCTCTTGCTTTGCAGGCCTGATGCCCGTCGCGGTCACCTGTTGCTTGACGAAGTGCTTGCAGGCGGGAATTTTGGGAATTATGCCGCGTGGCAACAGTACAGGGCTCTTCGCAGGATTTGTTACAAGAGGATGCGCGCTTTTCGTATAATGGCTTTTCACTGGTCCGAGGGCGTTTTCTTTGCGTTTTTTGATTGGAAGCGGATCTTTTTGTCGATTCCTTTGCGTATTCGGTACAGGACACTCTCGCTGCGGGACATGCCGCCGCATAACTAA
- a CDS encoding TIGR01212 family radical SAM protein (This family includes YhcC from E. coli K-12, an uncharacterized radical SAM protein.): protein MHYKPYRDLLLELFPNYLKVRKMPLNGGFSCPNLDGTKSYSGCSYCNNRSFSPVFDQAKVQIQEQLDTFVPKLREKYPNAGILAYLQPYTNTHAPLERLHEIIDPIVKHKEVAGLAIGTRPDCLEDDKIAYLAGLNQKKPIIVEIGLQTANDLTLAAINRRHTLAEFEDAVKRCKAAGLTVTTHVIVGLPDENMNDFKHTAQVVHDLGLAAVKIHPLHIVAGTMMAQDFSSGEIKLLSFEEYCEAVAEMIKIIGPDIAIERFSGESPSEMLLAPNWCGEREKIIEQVEKILSQGDQA from the coding sequence ATGCACTACAAACCTTATCGCGACTTGCTTCTTGAACTCTTCCCCAACTACCTCAAGGTTCGCAAAATGCCCCTGAACGGCGGTTTCAGCTGCCCGAACCTCGACGGCACCAAGAGCTATTCCGGCTGCAGCTACTGCAACAACCGCAGCTTCAGCCCGGTCTTTGACCAGGCCAAGGTCCAAATCCAGGAACAGCTTGACACGTTCGTGCCCAAGCTTCGCGAAAAATACCCGAACGCAGGGATCCTTGCCTACCTGCAGCCCTACACCAACACGCACGCGCCGCTCGAGCGCCTGCACGAAATCATCGACCCCATTGTAAAGCACAAGGAAGTCGCCGGACTTGCCATCGGCACGCGCCCCGACTGCCTCGAAGACGACAAGATTGCGTACCTGGCTGGGCTCAACCAAAAGAAGCCCATCATTGTCGAGATTGGGCTGCAAACGGCAAACGACCTCACGCTCGCCGCCATCAACCGCAGGCACACCCTCGCCGAATTCGAGGATGCCGTCAAGCGCTGCAAGGCGGCGGGGCTCACCGTCACGACCCACGTGATTGTGGGGCTCCCGGACGAGAATATGAACGACTTCAAGCACACCGCACAGGTAGTGCACGACCTCGGCCTCGCCGCAGTCAAAATCCACCCGCTTCATATTGTGGCAGGGACCATGATGGCGCAAGACTTCTCGAGCGGCGAAATCAAGCTGCTCTCGTTCGAGGAATACTGCGAAGCCGTCGCCGAGATGATCAAGATTATCGGTCCCGACATCGCCATTGAACGTTTTAGTGGCGAAAGCCCCAGCGAAATGCTCCTCGCCCCCAACTGGTGTGGGGAACGCGAAAAAATCATTGAGCAGGTAGAAAAAATACTGAGCCAAGGCGACCAGGCGTAA
- a CDS encoding ABC transporter ATP-binding protein: MKYLAWLWRNTSGIRFNALVRVAVGLLQVSFGLLMVCLSKHFIDVTIKNGSDADIIRMVVFLVGTIVGGVVLRQVYMYMTTSANVRKTNELRLRLFSSMFNRRLYDEKELHSGDVTSRLSKDIEAVGDVLSATLPQIVVTSCQLVGAFLLMRWFDARLAWALVLLTPVAIVVGKFVAHRLRHMTLEIREGESRIQMHVQEGVEHNVVLRSMESERWMADQLDSMQRDLRGNVLRRTRFTTITRFMLGCTFGLGYMLAFVWGGLGLRSGAITFGVMTSFLQLVGQIQQPILSLLNMAPQVIHATASIDRLEELETNRLDEPEDVHLPDAPKKGEIVFDDVTFRYAKGDREILSHFTHEFKPGSKTALMGETGVGKSTLFRLMLGFIKPTSGLITHLPRSAYVFVPQGNTLMSGSVRYNLLLAKPSATEEELNAALHTACADFVHDLPQGLDTELGERGCGLSEGQAERIAVARGLLRPGSILLLDEISASLDEATEREMYLRLFAAYPQKTMIFITHRKVVCELCDETVTL; this comes from the coding sequence ATGAAGTACCTGGCTTGGCTGTGGCGTAATACAAGCGGAATCCGTTTCAATGCGTTAGTCCGCGTTGCAGTGGGGCTTTTGCAGGTTTCGTTTGGCCTCCTCATGGTATGCCTCAGCAAGCATTTTATTGACGTTACCATAAAAAACGGGAGCGATGCCGACATTATTCGCATGGTGGTTTTCCTTGTGGGGACAATCGTGGGCGGAGTCGTTTTGCGCCAGGTCTACATGTACATGACGACTTCGGCGAACGTGCGCAAAACGAACGAGCTTCGTTTGCGGTTGTTCAGCAGCATGTTCAACCGTAGGCTTTACGACGAAAAGGAACTGCATTCGGGCGACGTGACATCGCGACTCTCCAAGGACATTGAGGCGGTGGGCGACGTTCTCTCGGCGACGCTACCGCAAATCGTGGTGACCTCTTGCCAGCTGGTGGGCGCCTTTTTGCTGATGCGCTGGTTTGACGCGCGACTTGCCTGGGCGCTGGTTTTGCTCACGCCGGTGGCGATTGTGGTGGGCAAGTTCGTGGCGCATAGGCTGCGCCACATGACGCTCGAGATTCGCGAAGGCGAAAGCCGCATCCAAATGCATGTGCAGGAGGGCGTGGAGCACAATGTGGTTTTGCGCTCCATGGAGAGCGAGCGTTGGATGGCAGACCAGCTGGATTCCATGCAGCGGGATTTGCGCGGGAATGTTTTGCGCCGCACGCGCTTTACCACGATTACGCGGTTCATGCTTGGCTGTACTTTTGGGCTCGGCTACATGCTGGCCTTTGTGTGGGGCGGTCTCGGGCTTCGCAGTGGCGCCATCACTTTCGGCGTGATGACCTCTTTTTTACAGCTGGTGGGGCAGATCCAGCAGCCCATCCTTTCGCTTTTGAACATGGCACCGCAGGTCATCCATGCGACGGCGAGCATTGACCGCCTGGAAGAACTGGAGACCAACAGGTTGGACGAACCTGAGGACGTTCACCTGCCCGACGCCCCAAAAAAGGGTGAAATCGTTTTTGACGACGTCACGTTCCGCTATGCCAAGGGCGACCGTGAAATTCTCTCGCATTTTACACACGAGTTCAAGCCCGGCAGCAAGACTGCCTTGATGGGCGAGACCGGCGTGGGGAAGTCGACCTTGTTCCGCCTGATGCTCGGGTTCATAAAGCCGACTTCGGGCTTGATTACGCATTTGCCGCGTTCTGCCTATGTTTTTGTTCCGCAGGGCAACACGCTCATGAGCGGCTCGGTTCGTTACAACCTGCTGCTGGCGAAGCCCTCGGCGACTGAGGAAGAATTGAATGCCGCCCTCCACACGGCCTGCGCCGACTTTGTGCATGACTTGCCGCAAGGGCTCGATACCGAACTGGGCGAACGCGGCTGTGGTCTTAGCGAAGGACAGGCGGAGCGCATTGCCGTGGCCCGCGGTTTGTTGCGACCGGGTTCCATTTTGCTGCTCGACGAAATCAGCGCGTCGCTCGACGAGGCGACCGAGCGCGAAATGTACCTGCGGCTTTTTGCCGCCTACCCGCAAAAGACGATGATCTTTATAACGCACCGCAAGGTGGTTTGCGAACTGTGTGACGAGACGGTCACGCTGTAA
- a CDS encoding PqqD family protein, with protein MKLKDGFVLREVCGEQVIMGEGLGALDFGRMLCLNETAAWLWQKAAEGEFTIDSLTEALCGEYDVAQEQARADVASIVDEWQKVGVVE; from the coding sequence ATGAAACTCAAGGACGGCTTTGTGCTGCGCGAAGTGTGCGGCGAACAGGTGATTATGGGCGAGGGGCTGGGAGCCCTCGATTTTGGACGTATGCTCTGCCTAAATGAAACGGCCGCCTGGCTGTGGCAAAAGGCTGCCGAGGGCGAGTTTACCATCGACAGCCTGACGGAAGCCCTTTGCGGTGAATATGACGTTGCGCAGGAACAGGCTCGCGCGGATGTGGCCTCGATTGTGGACGAGTGGCAAAAAGTCGGCGTGGTGGAATGA